tcaagagcaattgaaaaaattcaaatggactgtgttccatcattctccttacatcccagacctcgcccctagcgactatcactatCACGGttatgaaacaggcgttcggcggtcaacgattcgataacactgaacatcgtacttcaaaaagttggacgctacgcacttcgcactcggaatagaaaaaactcgtgccacgctatgaaaaatgtctcgaacgttacggcgattatgtagaaaaatagaaaataaaacgtagattacgaaaatcacattGTTTTTCGTCCTAACTACAGTTTTCCGCGATTCCTGAGgcacttattttttgaacgaccctcgtattttGTGCAAAACGTTAGCTCAGTTGCTGGTGATCGCGAAGGAATCGTGTCACCCAGTCCCTTGAAGGTTTGTTATTCACAAAAATTGGTACTTTTCTTTCCTGCTTTGTCAAATAAACTCGAACTATTTCCCGCAGATTATCGGTTCCCACGAGGAAGACCCACTCGGACTGGCAGTCGAGATGGTCCGGAAACGATAATTCTTCCGTCTCAGTAAAAACTTTCTGATGTCCAGGCTGTTTCTGGTGCGATTCGTACAGCTTGTTGTATATCGTTTGTCGGCTGCAATTGAGTTGCCTTGCGGCTTCTGTGTGGGACATTTCTCCGGATTTGACTTTTTCAAGGCATGCCCTAGAATCTGCTACGGAAACTACAGAATATTCCCGAGCATTATTATCCCTCCGATAGTTCCTCACCATTTTTGTACCTgcaaaaaagtaaacaaacataACCTTACATATGGCTGACGGTGGAAAATTTATCGCACCcaattttttccttcaaaaataactaatttcaacgataaaataacgctgctgctgctgctatatATATGACAAACGAATAGTTTTCTGATAGGTTTACATTATGGCGGCAGCGGTGGGGGGTAGATAGTAaaggaaaattagaaaatcgtattttttttttcgatgccaaatgacttaaaaatgcataaaacgtggagatatggtgttatctcgaaaaaagatttttggccgaaaaacgactttttgggacttagcctgagtggccaaaaaatcaaaatttttagtgttttgaggcacccctaaatcatgtccgatggagctgaaatttcgcacagctatttttttgggtcaataaacaaaatgtacatggtcggttctttaaattcgataattattttattcgtaccaaaaatgccaaaaattgtttttcgagatgacaccagatctccacgtttcatgcatttttaagtcatttggcatcgaaaaaaaattggattttctaaatttccacctcccttggaagattttcgtggatcaaaaaatcaaaactttgagcgctttgcggcacccctaaatcatgtccgattgaactgaaactttgcacaggtaattttttgggACCaacaaacaaattgtacatggtcggtttttgaaattcgatgatgatgttttttttccatacatccattgccaccctagtttACATACTTACCAGTATTATAAATTGTAGGAATAatgtacagtggaacctcgTTTATCCACGAGCGGATTATCCACGAAAGCGAGTTTCATAGTAATTCTATGGAGCTCcccaaaatttgtcagtgtGACTTAAagacttgctcttttgttttggttatgTCTTTCATATTATTTTACTACTGGtgcacacgaccttacagatggatagttgaatGATTCCTTTATTGATAAAACAGGCTGTTTTCAGGCTGAAATATCCTTATTTCGTGCTTACACCTCGTATATCGCATTatccgcggtgacctagcccgactatttcgcggataatcggggttccactgtatacgGAAACATTGTTTTTGGAGCTCACAAATCACAAATCACCAAAGTCCATATCCGAAGAGTTCATTTGCAAGACGGTTATCGTAATTTCTGTGCCTGCATGCAAACAAACAGAATGCTGAAGCAAAATGTGGAGGTTAAAAGGCCATGGGAGCTGtacaacaaggttttgacgaagtacgaaggatgcataCTGGTTGAAGACGAGATGTACGTGAAGATGGCAGCGTGATTTTGGGCAGCTTTCAAGCTTGAAATTCTAGAAGGGTTCGTCTCGCTAATAAATTTGCCAGGAAGTCCTTGATTCGGCAAGGGATTTGcagctgtggacagaaaaccaaagttttCGTCACGAACAAGACAATGGATTCCAAAATACATAGGGGAGACTGCCTGTAGGAACGTCCTGGCCAGATTTGATAAGGTGCTACTACAGTTGAGGGGTGCTTCAGTGGGGCCCCGTGACAATGAaatcgattacattgaaaaagacctCAATCCTCCGAATTGCTCCCAATTgactcgggatgctgcagacatgaagagatcgtggaataaaacggctgctgaggttgaccaacagagagaTCAAACTTCGATGGAGTGTATCCCAAGAAAAgaacgaaaattcatcaaaactgtgaAAACTTTTATAATATCTTTTtgctgaaagaacaataaattatctatattctgatataaaaacattttttgtaccctcaatcaatcccgagatacaattggttttatgaatccggattctaaatgaatcaagtttttaTCAACACTatgatcatgagaaaggttggcttcatctTCTAGATGAACTTTTGCATCATTATTTACTTATCTcacccaaacagcaacacaaaaaagtaatataagctatgttTTTTAGTTctctattatgcttcgatacaacgtacgattttgaaagtgaaatgtacgttctATCGAAGTTTCTCTGTattaatatttgatgaaaatggTAACTATTGAATAGGACTCTCGTTCAACCGTTCCATTCTTTATGTATTCCAGCTGAAATCCAAGAGATCGGGGAAGGCGTATTCGATGTCCGCTGCATCGTCCAGCACTGTGGAATGACGAAGTGTGAGAATCCATCGAGATTATTCTTCCCTGCCCCGTTAAGCCAGGAAGAGCGCCGCAAGTGGTTAGTTCAGATTGGAGCGCAGGACACTACACCGTCAACAGATTCCTTCGCTGTTTGTGATCTACACTTTGAGGTattgctttcaaaaaaaattttgtttctaaCGGTTAGTTATTAATTTGTGGTAATGCGATCTATTACAAGCTGGCGAAGGATCTGCGGAACTATGACGACGTTATCACGGAAGGTCGACCAGGCattctgaagaaattcgtgatgcCCACACGTAACATTCCGGTGCCGTTTGGCCACAAGGTAGTCCACTTCTCGTACGAGTTCCAAGAAAATACTGGCAAAGTGAAAAAAGAGCTCGAGGAGGAAGATGAATATCCCTCACTGTTGGAGGAAATGGCGCCGCCCGGTACAGCATCCCAAAGTAACGGACCGTCATCTGGATTGGTATTGGAAGACCCGCGTCACATTGAGCAAAATTCGGATCAGGAATTTTTACGCATCTGTCGTTCTTGTCTGAGCAAGGACAACACGCTCGTGTCCGTTTTCGAGGATGGGATGGATGATATTTTCTTCCAATTCACGACGATATCGATCGATGAGAATGAAGGGATTTCGACACTTATTTGTGACGAGTGCAAATCTCGGCTACTGGAGTTACAATTTTTCCGTGAAAGTTGCGTGAACAATACGCAAATTTTGATCCAACGTTATCATAGTTTCTACGGGGGCGGACCACCGATGGCGGATACCGAAATCGATAATAGTATGTGTGACTACTCTTCGGATTTTGTCACCGACGCGGATAGTGTTGGTCTCCAGCAGGAAGTACACGTAGATGATCCGGAAGATTTGCTGATGCCTCAGAAAGAGGTGATGGAGACGGATTTCTGGGAACACGAAGAGAAACCCAAACCCAAACGGAAGCAAGTTTTTTCTCAACCAGCTATAGAACCTGGACCTGTCGTAGTTGCACCTGCATCTTCTGCTAATTCCTCGAAACGAAAACCACTTGTGAAGAAGCGCTACACTTGCAAATTCTGCAGAAAAGAGTACAGCTCGAAACCTGGCATAGAAATGCACATGGTAAGGATAACGGttagttttatttttcgtttctgTTAACCATCGCTTGATATATGACAGGATACTCACAAGGGTCACAATATCGAGGATTTCACACTCAAGTGCGGTCAGTGTTCAATGCTGCGACGACCGGACGATGTCCATCGCTGCTATGCGGACAACTTGTACTGTCATATTTGTGCGGAGAAGTTCCGAAGTTGGTCCTACCTGAAGCTACACTTGGCAAAGTTGCACAAGATCAAAACAAAACGTCGTGAGTTGATGTTGCAGTTGACGAAAAGTCCCAGAATAGGGTGCAAAGACGATCTGCTCAAACGGTTGGTTTGCAAAATGCAAGTTTAATTTGAtgatagtgtttttttttctaatattcctTTGTCTTTCATCAGACCTCCGAAGTTTCATCCAGCAAGGCCCAAACCGAGAGAAATCGATTTTAGCAGCAATAGCAGCAGTAATGACGCCTCAGCAGAGCCCACGTATTACAAGTGTGGTTTTTGTCGGGCTTGCTTCACGTCGAGTGCCGCGTATGAGAAGCACTTATGTTCCCATGCCGTTGTGCAATTGACGCAGTGCAACGAGTGCGGAGAAAACTTTACGGATTTCAAGGAGCTTCAAGAACACCACAACAAGCACGAGGGGGATACGGATGAACTGGGGACGGGTAGCTTACAGAACGGATGTGTTCTTTGCAGTGAGACGTTCAATCGGCGACAGACCCTGCTACTTCATcggcagtatgtgcatcgggaCATCGATGTGGTTGAGTGTAGCGTGTGTTCAAGATTCTTTTCCAATTCGAGCGAGTTGGCCGACCACGAATGTAACAGTGGTGAAAAGGTTACCCCTGAAGAGAACGGAGGCTTTGTTATCGTCCAGCCGGAGTCCATCTTGAACGGGGGTTCCACCGTACCACTGGAAGTTAACTCTGAACCAGTGGTGATGCAGGAAGAAAACACTGATCCCTTGCTCGGATTGGGAATCGAGGAGGTGATCGATCTTGCTTCGGATGATGAAGAACTGACTCAGGAACAGGAATCATTCGTGTGTGCAGTTTGTGGTAAGGATTTTGACAAGGAGGATGTCCTTGATCGTCACATGAAGCTTCATCGGATGATGAATGCAGCCAAGGCGGGCGATACCGGGCTGGGGAATTAGGATCAACTGAATGGATTGAGGTTAAGTTATTACGATACATCAAATGTACTATTATCACTTTGTCAAGCTACATTTATTCCAATTACTATCGTACTGTTGCCTTTATTATGCATAAATGTATCTTCATTTAGTATTGTCAAGTTTTGTATAATTGTTGATGATATCACTTCCATAGATTTTACGTTTACTTAGCTTTTTTTACATAATTCAGATTTAGATACACCATAAGTAAAAAGGTGTGCTCGTGCAATTCTAAGTGGTGATCATAATAAGTCCCAAAAAACATCAACTCAAATTCCTCTAACCCAGCAGCCATTTTATTAGTGAATAAGTCAGAAAATAAGCCGTATACTATATTTTGTTTTAGGAAGTTTAAGAAACCGATTGTAAAGAAACCATACCTCATAACATATTTTAATGAACTAGTGTATATACAAAAATGTATTCCTGTTAACGACCGTATCTGACTTGGGACCAATCGATTCGAACAAGTTCTAAAAAGGTATTCTCGCAGATGCTGATTTGCAGTCTCCAGAAAACAAACACAACGCGccgcgcttgagtttaatttttatcagcgcgcgttcaaagaaaactcgtattctctcttggtgcgaagaaCACAAGATTCATAAACACgtcagcgcaaaatgtacccggcgcagaactgagatactaaacatttcttctcaatTGTGTGATGCGCatctcattctatacacacacacacacacacacacacatacacatcaaattctagcgcccgcatTGTCTCCTTCGTTCCCTCAACAGCGCGTCCCCTTTCGAACCGTACACGTTTGTGAGAAGAAATATATTttaacagagagagcaatccagattcaagcgcgcagtatagtAATACGGCGTAAGCACGGAGCAAAATTCAGCGTAAACTCAGCGCAAATCTCTGGGCaagaacggcgctgacaaccaaataTTTCATCTGTGCTTCGGAGCGTGTTCATTctccagagcgcatgtgtaaaCAAGTaatgggagctcaactgggtacaaaaatcttgttacacatcagcactgggttgcattctgaagactgttgaCTTGTAATCAACGGGACGGTAAGGGTGAATTCGGCAATGATAATGCTCCGGGAATGTAATACTGAAGCTAGGTGTACCATAACTCCATCCAACTATGTGCGTGTTCTTACTAGAGGTGGGCAggacggttcatttcagtgagcggctcagagcctcTCGTTCATTAAATCGAGCCGGCTTAATTTAGCGGTTCTTTTTTGAATCGAGACTCTTTTGAACTGCGGCTTTTTTTAGCCAAGACTCTTTAAAAGCGGctctttttgagccgagactctttcaaagagcggctcttttttgaacaacGGCCTTTTTTGAGCTGAGACACTTTCAAAGAGCGTCTCTTTTTTGAAccacggtgtttttttttgagccgagactcatTCAAAGagtggctcttttttgaaccgcggctttTTTTAAGCCGAGACTCTTCCaaaaagcggctcttttttgaaccgcggttcatttctaaagaaccgtggatcgtacgctcgttctgtcGATCCGGCTTAAATGAGctgctcgtgagcgctcgcccatctctagttcTTACTCTGCGTACCGTTGTTGGGCATGAGAATGAGTCGACGAAGTCATCTGCCGTGATGGTGGGTTCCTGGAGGAATTTCAACCATCTTCCGTCGCTTTCGTGTGCCGCCTTCATCAACTATCTATCGTTTCTAATTGGGGAATTCCTCGAAACTGTTCtaatttttttctggtgagctTGGAACATGTGAGATTGTCTTTAGTAGCGGCTTCACAGTAATCAGCTAAAACCCGCATTTCATGTATCCCGAAATCACGTTGCTCTTTTGATTGTCTTTAAGATTAGCGGGTTCAGTAGTCCTGTAAAATGTTGTCGCTGAGGAAACGCTTTTCTCCTTATAcgtgtgcagaatttatttatttattttatttatttatttaaatgtttcacaTGACGTAAGACAAAGTCTTTTTTCTGTCAATAACGATTTTTACAAAGCATTTACATAAGTTCTAGcaaacattattatttttaaaggtTTATTAACCTAATCTCTGTTGAAATAATCTAGTGCAGCCTTTTTGTACAATGTTTCCGACTGTATTCGTTTAAGTTCCATGGGTTGCGCGTTCCAATAAACCACTCCTCTCACAAAAAATGACTCACCATATAAAGCAGAACGATGTGATGGGACCGCGAAGTTGAGCGAGCGACGTCCTTGGAGCAGCCTCAGCTTTCGGACAAGATTGAAGGGTTCATTACGGTGAATAATTCTCCACAGTTGCAGACATGTCCTCATTTCATAGAAACGACGGAAAGGACATCCGAGTAGATTCCTCTGAAGGTTCCGAACAGACGTGAAACGATTCAAATTGTATACGTAACGGCAACAATCATTTAAGGCAACTTCCAATTTTGACATCATAGCCATACTCATGCTAAGGTGGATGACATCACCAAGAATAAAGTGTGACAATATTAGCGACTTAAAAAGCAGGAGTTTCGTATGCTGAGGGAGATCTGACGTGGTTGCACGCAATGTACGTAGGCCAGCATACACTTTACCACATTGGGTGGATACTGCTTTGTCCCAGCTGAGATTCCTTTGAAAAATAATGCCCAGATTGTTCACGTGTTCTACAAACTGGATGTAATTCCCTTCGACGACAAGCGATGGATGATCTGAATCCATATACTGGTTAGTACCGAATAAAATCGCTTTGGTTTTTGTATGATTTATGCGTAACGAATTCCTTGAAGCCCAATTTACTACTCGTTGAAGATCATCGTTTAACCGCGCCACTGCAGTTGAAACGTCAGGATGAGAAAAGTACAGTTGCACATCATCTGCGAACATTTGGACTCGACAGTATCTCAATATTCCGGGTAGGTCATCAATGTATGTAGAGAACAACAAAGGTCCAAGCACTGATCCTTGCGGAACCCCAGAGGTAACGGAAACTGCAGCGGAAGAGATATGGTTACAATATACAATTTGCGTTCTCCCGGCCAAATACGACTTCATGAGGCCAACAGCAGATGATGAGAAATGGAAGCGCTCATGTAGCTTATGCAAGAGTCGACAATGAGATATTGTGTCGAAAGCTTTGCTGAAATCAATCAGCAGTAAAGCCACCTTATCCTTTCTGTCAATCAGTCCAGCAATATCGTCATAAACACGAAGCAACGCAGTTTTTACACCATGACCACGCCGGAAACCCGCTTGGTCATCATTTAGTAGATTCATCGATGTAAAATAGGTACTGATTTGTTGCTTCAGTACCTTCTCCAAAACCTTAGACAAAACACTCAACAAGCTGATAGGGCGGAGGTTTTCGACAGAGTTTAGATGTTTCTTCTTTCTCAGAGGGATTATTTTGGGAGGCATTTGCCTCCAATTCCTTTTCGTAGATCTGAAAAAAGTCAGGTCTAGGGGCGtgtttttgttgtattttttatattttttctggaaagctgagggtcGTTTTCTTGAGGTTTTCGAAAATTGACATGCCCATTTTCACTGCCACCCTAGTGTATAGCAACCCGCGCATAATGAGGCATCTCTTCTGTGTGAAAAGCATTAAGGTGGTGATGAATATGCTATTCAGCATGGTGCCAGAAACTTAGTATGCGATTGGTCTTTGAGGGGAatgaactattgaaacaacctgataatactcagttgagatttcgtatgccaaataacacgcattcaatgtattctgagtgacaagctctagaatacacgcGACCACAGTGCAGGTCgtaagaaatttctttgacgaaaaatccttcgaTCCGAGCGGTAATCGAACCCGAGACTCAACAACTACCCATAACAATTGCGAATCATCGGGATGGCTTACCGTATGTCCCAAGTCAAGGTGATATCCGGTCCGTATTCGTTTAATTATTCGCCGTCAAATGAACTTCACGGCATGTTGAAGTAAACCCCCCagactgaattcgtttctctttcTCATTTGCAGATTGTGGATGAGTTTCTGCTGGGTAGACAATGGAGCCACccatggtgtaactacttttttgtatcagaaatcaagttttcgtttcacttcatatggacgttaaaataagattgtgtgcGCGGGCAACGAGGTACATGCCGGGGTGGAGTAGTAGTGCCGTGATGAtgtcaggttgaatgaaaaagcagatttgtattcaatcGCCAcgccaattagaataaccatttgcttcAACTAGAAATCATCATTGACGAGCGTTAAGCGTGAGGATAACTGATGAActagtcatgttgacggcgaatgccgaagtagtcctactCGAAGCGACTGAGAAGAGTGCCGATTTTCATGCTTCGTCTTCGAAAATTTTGGAACCTGCCAATGGTTCCAGTACAACCCATGGTAAAGGCAAGGAGAAGAAACGCCTTCATTGTGTCGTGTCAGGTGATCTCAACACTGCCTGAGATGTTGTTAGTTACTTATTGGGTGCCTGACTAGCCCTCAGCGGTTAAATCAAAACCCGTGGTTCTTTAATTGAGATAAAGCTATCTAAGATGTTGGCAGTAACGCTTGCATTGAAAAAATGAGCAATTTTTCATGCGTTCACCTTCACACCTGGTGATGAGACCACTTGtgcatcgtcaatcatagtaatGCATGAGGTTCCAAACAAATTTTGACAGCACTATCAGTTGAACTGTGGAAGTTATGGCGAAAACAGTAAAGCAACTGCGCTCCCGGTCGGCCGACGGTGCTATTCGATCGTAAACTGCAACTGAAGCTAAAGCAGGAGACACAGAGAAAGGAGGCTACATCGTTCCGGGCTTTGGGCCGGGGGGTCAGAGCAACGGGCCAGAAAGCGAAAAAATACCTAGCGGAGATGCACATCATCATGCAGAATCTTCAAATCAAGACATGCCAATAAGTAGTGGTAGGGGGGCAAATTGGCCACCTGCttatttggtagtataactattgacaaTGAATGCCGTatcgatagtcaccttatgtttgaaaaatgtaatgacttttgagccaccctgtacttcagtagctgtgcgcatggtatctaaggaatttttcgtgaaatttagtttgttcaatctgatatgttggacaaatcatcagtttgaacgactgttcacatatctTAGGGGAGATGAACAGTAATTTTGTGTAatatcagcgattaattagcatagaaattactttgatgtttggggggcaaagtggtcatagatgGATaagacttacaatgttctgtttactaaagctcattacattctgctcttgaggaGGTTCCTTTTGTAGCTTCGAGCCTCGGAAAATataccactccaactaaaccaagacTCATTGTGCGGAACGTTATgtttttcttactacgtttttgtatgcatgagaaaacttaaattgagattctaggtgaataggtgaagtttattttatacatgtacctactatatcaaatatgatttgcacaaatttggacgaaaaaacgcataaatctattccatttagcttgatatgtgcaagtgaccactttgcccccactaggtggcAAAGCAAAAACCAAGCAAAAACAAATGTtccatttttcaccttttttgtaatgatgaaaaatgtactattttgattttttatagtaaaagtcgtttgctatcttgaacaacaatgagttgagtTATAcatgaccactatgcccccacttcccctatgttTTCCATAGCAATGGCGAAAATTCCGGCCAACTACCGGAAGAGCGACAGTGcttcgaaatatttttgtaaCATGGTCAATAAAGTTAGTAAATAAATTATCATTTGTTGCTTTTTCATAGATATCCGAAAATTGTTCATTGCGAGCGTTAGGTGAAAAGAATTACTGTGGAGAGTGCCCAGGCTCCGCCTGTACCCATCATGCTTTCGCTCCAACAACATACCACTGGGCAAAAACTTTTGCAATGCACCGATAGATCAAcaataatgggcctgatcacgaacgtcgcTTCACGGTGAGGGcgaaatgatttgtatgcaaggttatatgtacttcatttcgttttcaccgtgaaggggcgttcgtgatcaggcccaatgtgaAATGTGATGCTACAGAAAAAATACGCCTCAAGCTCTTCAGAAGCGCAGAGACGAAAAATAAAGATGAGTCGGCGCTGTAACTTAtaaataaaaagtgttttttgttCGAGTCGTTTTCCAGCATTTACGTCGGgtaatttaagaaaaattacttTTGGAATAAATATTATGACAAAATgacttaaatggcactaacgttcctagacgAATTtcgtcgtctcaacgtagtattacttgcgtaatttttattagtacttagttgaaatttctaacccaaataacacgccttcgatgcattctgagtggcaagctctagaatacgcccgaccacagtgcaagacgaaggaaatttctttgacgagaaATTGCCCCGTTCAGAACAAGATTCGAACCgggccctattatgtaaatcgaatcgagaagtcgatacaatcactatcacaccgagcaatatatcgtattttgtaaatcgagataatgggcctgatcacgagcgtcacttcacggtgaaaactaaATGAAGTGCATATAATGATTTGTATCAttttgttttcaccgtgaagtgtcgttcatgatcaggcccaatgttttACCGAGCTCGAACTTCGTGGgttgcaaattgcatatattcaaGCGTTTCTGAATCGTTTCCCGAAGGaaaaaatatcagggacgcaaaccaaaactcCGAAGATATGCGACAATCAAATCAAACAACCCGAAAAATTCTGACAGTTGGACCGATTGTTTTCACTCGGTCGATGCTATCGACTTCGCTCGGTATCTATAAAACAAGAAGTAGGTTATAGGGAATGATAATCATCTATTTGTTGCATATGAATCAATTCTTGATGGTTCTCTTTAGAATCGAGGCGCCTTGATTTTTTGTCCATGTTCGAGAACATAtattcctttcaccaaaaatgCAAGTGAATAAAAATTACTCCCAGCTTGCATGCATCTGCTATGGCGGTTTTCCCAGGCGCTTCGATTTCAGTTCAATCTGGCGGCAGGAAATAtatggaattgggagagaagagcatagtgtttaggCGAGTGAGCAAGACCAGTCGTAATCACaattaaatggatttccgattAAATGGAACTGACTTATATACGGTttcgtgtgatttcaatagcctgttttcaaagctatttttgagctattgaaacaatgggccctattatagaaatcgaatcgaggattcgatacaatcactatcactatcacaccgagtaaaatctggaattatagaaatcgaggaaaactgctcgattcgttagtaagctcgaatgtcagcggttgtgatgaaatattttgaaacaagtttgaaatgtttcatgaagcactataaaaaggatgccaaatctttttttgatgcatctgctatgaaaatgtatttccaaaagtgttaatatggttatggagTAAATTGATATTCCCTCAAAGAATAAAGCTTAATAGGCATAAGGCACGCatgcatgtgtaataaaaacgacagcgtggaacaatttgctgtacaaaaaatataattattagaaaatctatggaattccgtgaAGAGTCATGCATTAATTTCACTTTTcttttagcaaaacaatttttgttattcatgtaatgcaacatgtaatcctcttttagcgtcgatttcttctTGTAGCGGCGtcgatagctttattgtattgggacCATCACCTGTTGCTctgaattctcgcttgttgtgtgctagtgttttctttacctttcccctcatgtcaatccaaatctgtaatttgagtaaaatcattattgtttcgcaggatagctttagcatatggtatagagcaTTATACCActccgaccattagtttgatctattgtagtgaaagtggtatagtttggcatagtatagcaataaaaaagaaaattgctgccaaaaataacgtactaatgtatgctagtagaagtaagcaatttttaagtaggaaattcggttgaaagaaattcaaagagtatgataaaa
The Toxorhynchites rutilus septentrionalis strain SRP chromosome 2, ASM2978413v1, whole genome shotgun sequence genome window above contains:
- the LOC129767410 gene encoding zinc finger protein 616-like isoform X2; this encodes MYCCIRSCGTRGKSNKLSFHRFPQKNEERRERWIEAAGRGNDINYNFALICSRHFVGGRPAQPLDFNAVNWVPTLLLDTCNPADETPEQHPEDNSGEQMEFSAYTTMMTKQEERRFKIRLAHEKNPELSHRELAHLLNAPKSTVTRVLKAFNERMTTARKSGSGRRKSRKAFGHNPKSLIRDVGKETGISHFSMQRAKIWFGLSAYNNVQVTPDRDDKDNILAESRATEIQEIGEGVFDVRCIVQHCGMTKCENPSRLFFPAPLSQEERRKWLVQIGAQDTTPSTDSFAVCDLHFELAKDLRNYDDVITEGRPGILKKFVMPTRNIPVPFGHKVVHFSYEFQENTGKVKKELEEEDEYPSLLEEMAPPGTASQSNGPSSGLVLEDPRHIEQNSDQEFLRICRSCLSKDNTLVSVFEDGMDDIFFQFTTISIDENEGISTLICDECKSRLLELQFFRESCVNNTQILIQRYHSFYGGGPPMADTEIDNSMCDYSSDFVTDADSVGLQQEVHVDDPEDLLMPQKEVMETDFWEHEEKPKPKRKQVFSQPAIEPGPVVVAPASSANSSKRKPLVKKRYTCKFCRKEYSSKPGIEMHMDTHKGHNIEDFTLKCGQCSMLRRPDDVHRCYADNLYCHICAEKFRSWSYLKLHLAKLHKIKTKRRELMLQLTKSPRIGCKDDLLKRPPKFHPARPKPREIDFSSNSSSNDASAEPTYYKCGFCRACFTSSAAYEKHLCSHAVVQLTQCNECGENFTDFKELQEHHNKHEGDTDELGTGSLQNGCVLCSETFNRRQTLLLHRQYVHRDIDVVECSVCSRFFSNSSELADHECNSGEKVTPEENGGFVIVQPESILNGGSTVPLEVNSEPVVMQEENTDPLLGLGIEEVIDLASDDEELTQEQESFVCAVCGKDFDKEDVLDRHMKLHRMMNAAKAGDTGLGN
- the LOC129767410 gene encoding zinc finger protein 12-like isoform X7 yields the protein MPRPTKRRVVALQREHAKKMRLMKDNIKDLSTSSYCAEELVHTEYLPSTAEIQEIGEGVFDVRCIVQHCGMTKCENPSRLFFPAPLSQEERRKWLVQIGAQDTTPSTDSFAVCDLHFELAKDLRNYDDVITEGRPGILKKFVMPTRNIPVPFGHKVVHFSYEFQENTGKVKKELEEEDEYPSLLEEMAPPGTASQSNGPSSGLVLEDPRHIEQNSDQEFLRICRSCLSKDNTLVSVFEDGMDDIFFQFTTISIDENEGISTLICDECKSRLLELQFFRESCVNNTQILIQRYHSFYGGGPPMADTEIDNSMCDYSSDFVTDADSVGLQQEVHVDDPEDLLMPQKEVMETDFWEHEEKPKPKRKQVFSQPAIEPGPVVVAPASSANSSKRKPLVKKRYTCKFCRKEYSSKPGIEMHMDTHKGHNIEDFTLKCGQCSMLRRPDDVHRCYADNLYCHICAEKFRSWSYLKLHLAKLHKIKTKRRELMLQLTKSPRIGCKDDLLKRLVCKIPPKFHPARPKPREIDFSSNSSSNDASAEPTYYKCGFCRACFTSSAAYEKHLCSHAVVQLTQCNECGENFTDFKELQEHHNKHEGDTDELGTGSLQNGCVLCSETFNRRQTLLLHRQYVHRDIDVVECSVCSRFFSNSSELADHECNSGEKVTPEENGGFVIVQPESILNGGSTVPLEVNSEPVVMQEENTDPLLGLGIEEVIDLASDDEELTQEQESFVCAVCGKDFDKEDVLDRHMKLHRMMNAAKAGDTGLGN